The genomic interval TTGTCGCCCTGGATGCTGGCCTGCACTTTTAGCTTGGCGTCTTTGATCATCTTCACGATCTTTTTCGCCATGTCGGTCTCGATGCCCTGCTTCAGCAACAGATGCTGCTTCACCAGCTTGCCGGCTTTGCTTTCGCCGTCTTCGCTGATGGCGCGGCCATCAATGTTGCGCTTGGCAAAGGCCATCCGCAGCATGTCCATCAGTTGTTCCAGCTGGAATTCCTGCTCGGCACTGATGGTCAGGCCCTTGTCGTCCTGTTCGATGTCGGCTTCAACGTTCTTGAAGTCCCAGCGATTACCCAGCTCACGCTTGGCCTGGTC from Marinobacter sp. LA51 carries:
- a CDS encoding YajQ family cyclic di-GMP-binding protein, with the protein product MPSFDIVSEIDLHEVTNAVDQAKRELGNRWDFKNVEADIEQDDKGLTISAEQEFQLEQLMDMLRMAFAKRNIDGRAISEDGESKAGKLVKQHLLLKQGIETDMAKKIVKMIKDAKLKVQASIQGDKVRVTGKKRDDLQAAMAMLREAELDIPLQFNNFRD